Below is a window of Pseudostreptobacillus hongkongensis DNA.
CCTGGTACTGCACCTTTAACAACTAATAAGTTGTTTTCTACATCAAACTTAACAACTTTAAGATTTTGAACAGTAACATTTTCGTTACCTAATCTTCCAGCCATTCTTTTACCTTTAGGTACGTTAGAGTTTGAAGCAGCTCCCCCTGCATTTGACCCTCCAAGTCTGTGGTTTCTTGAAACCCCGTGAGTAGCTCTGTTTCCACCGAAGTTATGTCTCTTCATAACACCTGCAGTCCCTTTACCTTTTGAGATTCCTTGAATATCAACAAATTCAATTCCTTCTAATACGTCTACTTTAAATTCTTGTCCTAATTCAAATCCTTCAACAGATTCTACTCTGAATTCTTTTAAGAATTTTTTAGCAGTGATTCCGGCTTTTTTGAAAACTCCCATTTCTGGTTTATTAACTAATTTTTCTCTTTTTTCATCGTAAGCTAATGTTACTGAAGTATATCCTTCTTTATCTACTGTTTTTGTTTGAACAACGAAGTTTGGACCAGCTTCAATAACTGTTACTGGAATTAATTTTTCGTTTTCAAAAATTTGTGTCATTCCGATTTTCTTTCCTAATATCATTTCTTCCTCCTTAATATATTGGTTGGATAGCTTCTTTCATCTACCAACTTGTATCAAAGCACTATTGCTTAATTTCTATAGAAACACCTGCAGGTAAACTTAATGAGCTTAATGCAGTTAAGATATCATTATTAGATTCTTTGATCTCAATGAATCTTCTATGTATTCTCATTTCAAATTGTTCTCTTGAATCCTTGTTAACATGTA
It encodes the following:
- the rplC gene encoding 50S ribosomal protein L3, whose product is MILGKKIGMTQIFENEKLIPVTVIEAGPNFVVQTKTVDKEGYTSVTLAYDEKREKLVNKPEMGVFKKAGITAKKFLKEFRVESVEGFELGQEFKVDVLEGIEFVDIQGISKGKGTAGVMKRHNFGGNRATHGVSRNHRLGGSNAGGAASNSNVPKGKRMAGRLGNENVTVQNLKVVKFDVENNLLVVKGAVPGPKNGYLVIKKSVKKY